A portion of the Streptomyces erythrochromogenes genome contains these proteins:
- a CDS encoding ATP-binding protein — MNWLIHDYRESDLAAVVHLIDTTAELGQESVFSLAECISALTGRQPCVVAVHQGVPIGAALACVTGERAWVMRIAIAAGWRGRGLASALLVELERRLIAARVGRIAYVLPEEDLLGEGLLNAGYTRQPAVAYFEKTEPLHGPAAGLLDDLGGRFLPNDLWSKVAGMEKEKDLIERRVVLPLAEPERAASHGVRPPRAITLFGPPGTGKTTFARAIASRLGWPFVELLPSRLADEGNLAAALRDAFARIAELERVLVFIDEVEEIAPVRTEPAQPGGIHGVTNELLKLIPGFREGDERLLVCATNSIRSLDPAFLRPGRFDYLIPIGTPDAGARAAIWARYTAGRADVDVSALVGATELFTPADIEHAARIAAQVSFERDLEAVGARGAAAAQLGATTRDYLEAVRQCRPTVTPAMTGEFEADITAHARF; from the coding sequence AACTCGGCCAGGAGTCCGTGTTCTCGCTCGCCGAGTGCATCAGCGCGCTCACCGGCCGGCAGCCCTGCGTCGTCGCCGTCCACCAGGGCGTCCCGATCGGCGCGGCCCTCGCCTGCGTCACCGGCGAGCGCGCCTGGGTCATGCGCATCGCGATCGCCGCCGGCTGGCGCGGCCGGGGACTCGCCAGCGCCCTCCTCGTCGAGCTGGAACGGCGGCTCATCGCCGCCCGCGTCGGCCGCATCGCCTACGTCCTGCCCGAGGAGGACCTGCTCGGCGAAGGCCTCCTCAACGCCGGCTACACCCGGCAGCCCGCCGTCGCCTACTTCGAGAAGACCGAGCCGCTCCACGGACCGGCCGCCGGCCTCCTCGACGACCTCGGCGGCCGCTTCCTGCCGAACGACCTGTGGTCGAAGGTCGCCGGCATGGAGAAGGAGAAGGACCTCATCGAGCGGCGCGTGGTGCTGCCGCTCGCCGAGCCCGAGCGCGCCGCCTCGCACGGAGTGCGGCCGCCGCGCGCCATCACCCTCTTCGGCCCGCCCGGTACCGGGAAGACCACCTTCGCCCGGGCCATCGCCTCCCGGCTCGGCTGGCCCTTCGTGGAACTGCTGCCCTCACGGCTCGCCGACGAGGGCAACCTGGCCGCGGCGCTGCGCGACGCCTTCGCCCGGATCGCGGAACTGGAGCGCGTCCTCGTCTTCATCGACGAGGTGGAGGAGATCGCCCCGGTGCGCACCGAGCCCGCGCAGCCCGGCGGCATCCACGGCGTCACGAACGAGCTGCTGAAGCTGATACCGGGCTTCCGGGAGGGCGACGAACGGCTCCTCGTGTGCGCCACCAACTCCATCCGCTCCCTGGACCCGGCCTTCCTGCGGCCCGGGCGCTTCGACTACCTCATCCCGATCGGCACCCCTGACGCCGGGGCCCGCGCCGCGATCTGGGCCCGCTACACGGCGGGCCGCGCCGACGTCGACGTCAGCGCCCTGGTCGGGGCGACCGAACTGTTCACCCCGGCCGACATCGAGCACGCGGCGCGGATCGCGGCACAGGTGTCCTTCGAACGGGACCTGGAGGCGGTGGGCGCGCGCGGCGCGGCGGCCGCGCAGCTCGGCGCGACCACGCGGGACTACCTGGAGGCCGTCCGGCAGTGCAGGCCGACGGTGACCCCGGCGATGACCGGCGAGTTCGAGGCGGACATCACCGCGCACGCGCGCTTTTGA